TATCAAACACTTTCCACAAACAGCACATCCAATGGATGGCCTACGGACAGCTATTAGTTTTCTTGGACAAGAAGACTCTCGGATATGGGACAATTCGGAAGAAACTAACTTCAATAAATTCGAATTGCTTTATGCCAAAATCCCAACAATTATAGCCGCCATACAGAGATGTAAAGAAGGCAAGCCAATTATAGAACCTAATTCAGAATTAAATAGAACCGCCAATTTCTTTAACATGTGTTTCGGCCTCGTACCAGAACCAGATATTCTCAGAGGATTCAATGTATCACAAATACTCTACGCCGAACATAGTTTTAATGCATCAACATTTACCGCTCGTGTAATAGCATCAACAACTTCAGACATGTATAGTTCCGTGGCAGGAGCAATTGGCGCACTAAAGGGTCCGTTGCATGGAGGAGCGAATGAGCAGGTTATGCACGACATGATAGAAATTGGAGAAGCAGAAAACGCAAACGAATGGATGGATGAAGCTTTTGAAGAGAAGCGAAAAATAATGGGATTCGGTCATCGAGTATATAAAAAAGGGGATTCGAGGGTTCCCGAAATGAAAAAATGGGAAGAGAAAATTGCCTTATTAACCGATGGCAAGAAATGGATAGATATAGCAAATCTATTAGAAGAAAAGATGATTTCAGAAAAAGGTATTTATCCTAACCTTGATTTTCCGGCTGGACCAACTTACTATATGATGGGGTTTGACATTGAGCTTTTTACTCCAATTTTTGTGATGAGCAGAATTACGGGATGGGCTGCCCATATACTAGAGCAAGTAAAAAACAATAAACTAATCCGCCCACTAAGCCACTACAAAGGAGTTGAAATTCGGAGAATAAAAGACTTATAATGCAGTGTAATAGCCAGAAGTAACGCATTGCCCCTTGTAACTAACATAATTCTGTGGCGTAACATACTATTAATTTGGTCAGAATTATAAATCTAATTTTTTTGGTATGAATAAGATGGCAGTAAACTCCTCCATTACAGAGAAAGAATTTATCAAAAATTTATCTTTCCCTAATAATGAGGTCCTAAAGAATGACATTGCAATTAATAATAGAGAGTCAAATATTGAACGAGCAGTTCATCTTGGCAACATCGAAAAACATAAAGTAAAAATAATCTTTGAAGACGATAAAAATCTTCGGAAAGTACATACAACGGTGTGGGCAGTGGGAGATAAAAATGTAATCCTAAATAAAGGGGTTCTAATACCTATCCATAGAGTACATCAGATAAAGTTCTACTAGAATTAACCAAGAATACACTTCGAATAATTACATTTCGTCATGTAAGTTTCAATGCAGTTTTCCTGAAGTTTTATATGTCCTGACGATATATATGCATATATTTAATAGAAGGTATTCTCATAAACAAGATGGAAGAAAAAGTTATCGAATTGAAGTCTAGTTATATATGGCTAGAAGACGGTATTATTAGAGTTCTTGCAAAAAAAAATGTAGATCAAGAAGAAGACGATGCAAAGGAGTCGATTGACGCAATAATAAAATTAGCTGCAGGTAAGAAAGTACCAGTGTTGTTGGATATAAGCACACTTCAGTCCTCTACCGAAGAGGCCCGAAAACAATTTCAATCTAAAAAAGCCTTTTCAAGTATTAATGGAATGGCAATGTTATTGAACTCTCCTTCTAGTCGACTTATAGGAACACTTTTTTTAAATCTTAACCTCCCAAACTATCCTCTTAAAATATTTACTTCCGAAAGAAAAGCAGTTGAGTGGCTTCAAGACTATCTCTAAATCCATGCTT
This is a stretch of genomic DNA from Flavobacteriales bacterium. It encodes these proteins:
- a CDS encoding STAS/SEC14 domain-containing protein, with the protein product MEEKVIELKSSYIWLEDGIIRVLAKKNVDQEEDDAKESIDAIIKLAAGKKVPVLLDISTLQSSTEEARKQFQSKKAFSSINGMAMLLNSPSSRLIGTLFLNLNLPNYPLKIFTSERKAVEWLQDYL
- a CDS encoding bifunctional 2-methylcitrate synthase/citrate synthase, with translation MEETEIKRGLMGVTVDTTEISKVMPDINRLTYRGYTVNDLCNNCNFEETALLLLKGEIPSTGQLKEFEKREVDNRVISDQLISIIKHFPQTAHPMDGLRTAISFLGQEDSRIWDNSEETNFNKFELLYAKIPTIIAAIQRCKEGKPIIEPNSELNRTANFFNMCFGLVPEPDILRGFNVSQILYAEHSFNASTFTARVIASTTSDMYSSVAGAIGALKGPLHGGANEQVMHDMIEIGEAENANEWMDEAFEEKRKIMGFGHRVYKKGDSRVPEMKKWEEKIALLTDGKKWIDIANLLEEKMISEKGIYPNLDFPAGPTYYMMGFDIELFTPIFVMSRITGWAAHILEQVKNNKLIRPLSHYKGVEIRRIKDL